In one Atribacteraceae bacterium genomic region, the following are encoded:
- a CDS encoding pyridoxamine 5'-phosphate oxidase family protein, translating to MGSEVSILRKHELEIDDPREIEEILRRGRLLHLALSQGDTPYCLTVCYGFVPGFLYFHSAQEGRKIHILNKNPRVFFQVVIETAIREAELSCGWSVQYRSVAGGGTARFLKEEREKARALDILMRQYSAKQYRHPPETLERTAVIEIAIESLSGKKSRPGNRGELLPLL from the coding sequence ATGGGATCTGAGGTAAGCATCCTGAGAAAACACGAGCTGGAAATAGATGATCCCCGGGAAATCGAAGAAATCCTCCGCCGAGGCCGCCTGCTCCACCTGGCCTTGAGCCAAGGAGATACACCCTACTGCCTGACGGTGTGCTACGGCTTCGTTCCCGGTTTTCTCTATTTCCACTCTGCTCAGGAGGGAAGAAAAATCCATATCCTGAACAAAAATCCCCGGGTCTTTTTCCAAGTGGTGATCGAAACGGCCATACGCGAGGCGGAACTCTCCTGCGGTTGGTCGGTCCAGTACCGTTCAGTGGCCGGAGGCGGTACCGCCCGATTCCTGAAAGAGGAACGGGAAAAGGCCAGAGCGCTTGACATCCTGATGCGGCAGTATTCGGCGAAACAGTATCGCCACCCACCCGAGACCCTGGAACGGACTGCGGTAATCGAGATTGCGATCGAGAGCCTCAGCGGGAAGAAGTCCCGCCCCGGAAACCGGGGGGAACTCCTCCCGCTGTTATAA
- a CDS encoding cupin domain-containing protein, giving the protein MKPDQITRAQLIKDLAHCPEIVAADATFLYELLHPERDRIDIRYSLARASLPVGQSSLPHRLQTSEVYYILAGRGLMTIAGESNPIQAHQAIYVPPGAIQFLANIGDEPLVFLCIVDPAWQPEDEEVLVCRPDDKELGKKTCVYEDPGKNMSDGI; this is encoded by the coding sequence ATGAAGCCTGACCAGATAACCCGTGCCCAGCTGATCAAAGACCTCGCGCACTGCCCGGAGATTGTGGCCGCAGACGCGACGTTCCTTTACGAGCTCCTCCATCCCGAGCGGGACCGAATCGATATCCGGTACAGTCTGGCGCGCGCCAGTCTTCCTGTTGGACAGAGTTCCCTCCCCCATCGCCTCCAAACCTCGGAAGTCTACTATATTCTGGCCGGGCGGGGGTTAATGACCATCGCCGGCGAATCTAATCCAATCCAGGCCCACCAGGCCATCTACGTCCCACCGGGCGCGATCCAATTTTTGGCCAACATCGGGGATGAGCCCCTGGTTTTCCTGTGTATCGTCGATCCGGCCTGGCAGCCTGAAGATGAAGAAGTCCTTGTCTGCCGGCCGGACGATAAAGAACTCGGGAAAAAGACCTGTGTATACGAAGACCCAGGTAAAAATATGTCGGATGGGATCTGA
- a CDS encoding putative metalloprotease CJM1_0395 family protein, translated as MQITRQTSSWNTATLPGSGNRVLREALRMGEGISDRTPSRRDLCLELIRQVQKLKAIENRVIAHERAHQTAGGLYVGAAARYIYQRGPDNRRYVVGGEVSIDTSEESNPAATIRKMEKVQRAALAPVDPSPQDLAVAAQATLSIARAPQELNRQKIREQESGKYTAGIPGGLE; from the coding sequence TTCCTGGCTCGGGCAACCGAGTGCTGAGGGAAGCCCTGCGGATGGGCGAGGGTATTTCCGATAGGACCCCCTCCAGGCGGGACCTCTGCCTGGAATTGATCCGCCAGGTCCAAAAGCTGAAGGCGATCGAGAACCGGGTCATTGCCCACGAACGAGCCCACCAGACTGCCGGTGGCCTTTATGTCGGAGCGGCGGCCCGTTACATCTACCAGCGGGGCCCGGACAACCGGAGGTACGTGGTCGGGGGGGAAGTATCTATCGATACGTCTGAGGAAAGCAACCCCGCCGCCACTATCCGTAAGATGGAAAAGGTCCAGCGGGCGGCGCTGGCCCCGGTCGACCCCTCGCCACAGGACCTGGCCGTGGCAGCCCAGGCTACCCTGTCCATCGCCCGGGCCCCCCAGGAACTCAATAGACAGAAAATTCGTGAGCAGGAAAGCGGAAAATACACCGCTGGTATCCCTGGTGGCCTGGAATGA